The Candidatus Cloacimonadota bacterium genome contains the following window.
ATTGCATAAAATGAATCTGTCTCATCATAAGAATAAATCTGGTGAATGTCATTAACATCGCTGAAGTTCAGGATACTGAATCCAAGAGAATATCCGGAAACTAATATAAAATTTGAAGTGATAAACACATCGGAAATGTCATAACCAATTTCATGAGTAGTAAGAACTTCCGGATTCTCAATATCAGAAATATCTAATAATAACAGGTTGCTATCATCACTTTCAACAAACATGATATCATTCTCAATCCTAATAATATCAACATACTCCGGTAGCTCGAAAGTTGTAATATGATTTATCTCATCATTAACAGAGATATCGTATATTTTGCATGAATCATTCACAGCAACAAATAGATTGTTTTCTCGAGTTACCATATAATCAGGATGAGGATCATAATACCAACCAAATAAATAATCAGCAATAATTTCCGGATTTTCAGCATCAGTTAAATCATATCCTAAAATATATTGCGGTCCACTATAACCAACTTGAACTGAACCATACAAAATTCTGTTATTTAGACAAAAGGCTTGTTCATCGTATTCAAAAGTGATATAAGATAAGTATTCGGGTTCATTAGGATTTTCAATATTGTAAATTCTGGCAATTCCTACATCAATGTTAATTAGAAGGGAATCTACTGTGAAAATCATGCGCACAGTATTGTTTTGAGCAGAAATATGGTTTAGAAGTTGCGGATTATCAGGATTTTCTAAAGAATAAATTAAGCATCCTCTACTAATTCCAATGAAAAGCAACTCATCTTTGATATGCATACTGTATGCCATTTGATGACCAATATGAAAATCATCGATGAGAGAAATATTGTCAGGATCAGAAAAATCCAGGATATGAATATTACCTCCGGAATTGAAATAAACATAGTCTTCATACCTTATTCCAGTTGGATTACTACCCTCATACTGAGAAATAAAATTATATTCCTGAGACAATAAAACACAGGAAAATATTGTTATTAAAGTTAATATAAATCCTTTCATTTTCACCTCCTATGAAAACTAAAGGTATTCGTTCATCCTCTCCTCTTTCAACTTATTCACGATTTTCTTCACATCTTCGGATTTATCTTTGGAAGAAATCAAAAGTGCATCTTCAGTTTCCAGGACAATCAGATTCTCAACTCCGATCAGAGTTACCAATTTGTTGGAATAAACATAATTTTCTTTGCTGTTCAGAATCAGATTTTTGCATTTCAGGACATTCTGATCTTCATCCTTTTCCGAAATATCATAAAGTGCTTTCCAACTACCAACATCGCTCCAGCCGTAATCTACCGGAATGACAATTCTCTTTTCCGCTTTTTCCATAATCCCGATATCGATCGGTAATTTCGGCATTTGAGACCATTCAGCGGAAATATCTGCATCGATTCCCGTTTCG
Protein-coding sequences here:
- a CDS encoding mannose-1-phosphate guanylyltransferase, with the protein product DIKTAKMILLVGKSFWNSGMFAWKIETIVQAYQDHLPKVISLLERISNKWNETGIDADISAEWSQMPKLPIDIGIMEKAEKRIVIPVDYGWSDVGSWKALYDISEKDEDQNVLKCKNLILNSKENYVYSNKLVTLIGVENLIVLETEDALLISSKDKSEDVKKIVNKLKEERMNEYL